One genomic region from Bubalus bubalis isolate 160015118507 breed Murrah chromosome 12, NDDB_SH_1, whole genome shotgun sequence encodes:
- the KCNS3 gene encoding potassium voltage-gated channel subfamily S member 3: MVFGEFFHRPGPDEELVNLNVGGFKQTVDQSTLLRFPHTRLGKLLSCHSEEAILELCDDYSVADKEYYFDRNPSLFRYVLNFYYTGKLHVMEELCVFSFCQEIEYWGINELFLDSCCSNRYQERKEENHEKDWDQKSNDVSTDSSFEESSLFEKELEKFDKLRFGQLRKKIWIRMENPAYCLSAKLIAISSLSVVLASIVAMCIHSMSEFQNEDGEVDDPVLEGVEIACIAWFTGELAIRLVTAPCQKKFWKNPLNIIDFVSIVPFYATLAVDTKEEESEDIENMGKVVQILRLMRIFRILKLARHSVGLRSLGATLRHSYHEVGLLLLFLSVGISIFSVLIYSVEKDDHTSSLTSIPVCWWWATISMTTVGYGDTHPVTLVGKLIASTCIICGILVVALPITIIFNKFSKYYQKQKDIDVDQCSEDPPEKCQELPYFNIRDIYAQRMHAFITSLSSVGIMVSDPDSTDASSIEDNEDVYNTASLENCPPT, encoded by the coding sequence ATGGTGTTTGGTGAGTTTTTCCATCGCCCTGGACCAGACGAGGAACTTGTCAACTTGAACGTGGGGGGCTTTAAGCAGACGGTCGACCAGAGCACCCTCTTGCGCTTCCCTCACACCAGACTTGGGAAACTGCTTAGCTGCCACTCTGAAGAGGCCATCCTGGAGCTATGCGATGACTACAGCGTGGCTGATAAAGAGTACTACTTTGATCGCAACCCCTCGCTGTTCAGATACGTCTTGAACTTCTATTACACGGGGAAGCTGCACGTCATGGAGGAGCTGTGCGTGTTCTCGTTCTGCCAGGAGATTGAGTACTGGGGCATCAACGAGCTCTTCCTGGATTCCTGCTGCAGTAATCGCTACCAGGAGCGGAAGGAGGAGAACCACGAGAAGGACTGGGACCAGAAGAGCAACGACGTGAGTACCGACTCCTCCTTCGAAGAGTCGTCTCTGTTCGAGAAGGAGCTGGAGAAGTTTGACAAGCTGCGATTTGGCCAGCTCCGGAAGAAGATCTGGATCCGGATGGAGAACCCAGCCTACTGCCTGTCGGCCAAGCTCATTGCCATCTCTTCCCTGAGCGTGGTGCTGGCCTCCATCGTGGCCATGTGCATCCACAGCATGTCGGAGTTCCAGAACGAGGACGGGGAGGTGGACGACCCTGTGCTGGAAGGTGTGGAGATCGCGTGCATCGCCTGGTTCACGGGCGAGCTGGCCATCCGGCTGGTTACCGCTCCCTGTCAAAAGAAATTCTGGAAGAACCCCCTGAACATAATTGACTTTGTGTCCATCGTTCCCTTTTATGCCACGTTGGCTGTAGACACCAAGGAGGAAGAGAGTGAGGACATCGAGAACATGGGCAAAGTGGTCCAGATCCTCAGGCTCATGAGGATTTTCCGAATTCTCAAGCTTGCCCGGCACTCGGTGGGACTTCGGTCTCTCGGTGCCACACTGAGGCATAGCTACCACGAGGTTGGcctgctgcttctcttcctgtCGGTGGGCATCTCCATCTTTTCTGTGCTTATCTACTCTGTGGAGAAGGACGACCACACCTCCAGCCTCACCAGCATCCCCGTCTGCTGGTGGTGGGCCACCATCAGCATGACGACCGTGGGCTATGGAGACACCCACCCGGTCACCTTGGTGGGAAAGCTGATCGCCAGCACGTGCATCATCTGTGGCATCTTGGTGGTGGCCCTTCCCATCACCATTATCTTCAACAAGTTCTCCAAGTACTACCAGAAGCAAAAGGACATCGATGTGGACCAGTGTAGTGAGGACCCGCCAGAGAAGTGTCAGGAGCTCCCTTACTTTAACATTAGAGACATTTATGCTCAGCGGATGCACGCCTTCATCACCAGTCTCTCTTCGGTGGGAATCATGGTGAGCGACCCTGACTCCACAGACGCTTCAAGCATTGAAGACAACGAGGATGTTTATAACACAGCATCCTTGGAGAACTGCCCCCCAACGTGA